The following is a genomic window from Amycolatopsis cihanbeyliensis.
GAGGTGGTCTGCTGCTACCTGCCGTTCGGGACCGAGCCCGGTTCGCTCGCCCTGCTCGACGTGCTGCGCGAGCGGGGAATCAGGGTGCTGCTCCCGGTGGTCCCCGGGGAACCCGGACCGCTGGACTGGGCCGAGTACACCGGGACATCCGGCCTGGTCAGCGGCAGGTTCCGCGGGTTGCTGGAGCCCGCGGGAACGCGGCTGGGCCCGGCCGCCCTCGGCACGGCCGGGGTGGTGCTGGTGCCCGCGCTCGCGGTCGACCGCGCGGGGGTACGGCTGGGCAGGGGCGCGGGCTACTACGACCGCTCGCTCGGCTTCGCCGCGCCGGACGCCCACCTGGTGGCCGTGGTCCGGGACGCCGAGCTGGTCGATCGCCTGCCCGCGGAGGAGCACGACATCCGCATGGCCGCCGCATTAACCCCCGGTCGGGGGATGGTTCGGTTACCCTCTCCCGATCCGGTGTGACGAACCTACGTTTGCGCTTCGGGAACGCTGTACCGCAGAATTGCGTTAGCACTCTTGTACCCCGAGTGCCAGCGCGTGAAGGAGCACCCGTGCCCACCTACCAGTACGCCTGTAAGGAATGCGACCACCGCTTCGAGACGGTGCAGTCGTTCTCCGACCCGAGCCTGACCGACTGCCCCGAGTGCTCGGGTACGCTGCGCAAGCTGTACGGCGCGGTCGGGGTGATCTTCAAGGGCAGCGGTTTCTACCGCAACGACGCGCGTTCCGACTCCGGGAAGTCCAGCCGGAACGGCTCCTCCACCGACTCCGCCGACGCAGGTGGCGGCGGCGAGACGGCGAAGTCCGAGAAGGCCGAGTCCGGTTCCGGCGGCTCGGACTCCGGGAAGTCCGAGGCCGCCAAGTCCTCCGGCTCCAGCGGCTCCGACAGCGGCGGTTCGTCCTCGTCCACCTCGTCCTCGGGGTCGGGCGGCTCGTCCGGATCCTCCTCCAGCACGAAGGCCACCGCCGCAGCGTCCTGACGGTTGTCCACATCGGCCGGGTTGTCCACAGCTCGGCCCTTCGCCGCTTTCCCGCGGGGTATGCCCCTGTCTAACGTCGGTTGAACCGAGTGGCGGACCGGCCGCCCTCGCGACCGGAAACGGGGGCGGTCATGGGTGGAACATCCGACACCGACCGGCTACGGGACCGGGCATCGCCCGCGTGGCTGCGCGGCCTGCTCAGCGGCAGGCGTGCGGTGCTGCTGCGCCGCGCGCTCGCCGTGTTGCTGCTGGTCGCCGCCGGGACACTCGCCGTCTACCCCACCTCTGCCGATGGTGGTGACGAGGGGCTGCCGACCGTGGTGTCGGCGCGCGATCTCCCTTCCGGCGGGACGCTCCGCCCTGCCGACCTGCGCGTGGCGACGGTTCCCGCCGACCTGCGCCCGCACGGTGCACTGAGCGTTCCGGAGGCCGCCGCCGGCAGGGTGCTCACCGGTGCCGCCCGGGCAGGCGAGCCGATCACCGACGCCCGGCTGATGGATCCGGCGTCCACGGCACCCGGCACCTCCACGGTCCCGGTCCGGCTCGCCGACGCGGGCGTGGCCGAGCTACTGCATTCCGGTCGCAGAGTGGATGTGGTGACGGTCGGCCCCGGCGAGGAGGGTCGAAAAGTGCTGCCCGGTCCCGCCACGGTGCTCACCGTGGCGGCCGCGGGCGACCAGCCACGGGACGGACCCGCGCGGCGCGAGGCCGAGCCGCTGGTGCTGCTGTCCGTGCCGGTGGAGGACGCGACCCGACTCGCTGCCGTATCGCTGGCCCACCCGGTAGCCATTACCCTCCGGTAGCGATTTCCGGAACCGGCGCAGCGGGAGTAAAGGCATGTTCAAGGGCTTCAAGGACTTCATCATGCGCGGCAACGTGATCGATCTCGCGGTGGCGGTGGTCATCGGTACCGCGTTCACCGCGATCGTCACGGCGTTCACCGACGGTCTGATCAAGCCGTTGATCAATGCCATGGGTGGGTCCGAAGCCGGGCAGGGCCTCGGTTTCCGCGTCCTCGAGGACAACGAGTCCACCTTCATGGACATCGGGGGCGTGCTCAACGCGGCGATCAACTTCCTGCTCGTCGCTGCGGTGGTGTACTTCGTCATCGTCCTGCCGGTGCAGAAGCTGAAGGCCCGGCGCAAGCGAGGGGAGGAGCCCGGCCCGGCGGCGCCGACCGACACCGAACTGCTGGCCGAGATCCGGGATCTGCTCCGTGAGCAGCGGGGGAAGTCCTGAACGAAACCCGGCAGCACCCGCTACCGGTCCCCGTGATGGGGCGGCCGGTTCTCCAGGTACCAGGAGTCCGTACCGGTGGCCTGCTCGCGCGGCTCGCGTTCGTCCGAAGTGGTGTCCGGCAGTACCTCGCCGAACACCTCGTCGAGTGTGCGCCGCGCGGCGTCCCGCCGCGGCCGGCGCGGCGGTTCGCCCGCGGGCACCTGCTCGGTCATCAGCTCAGGCCTGTGCCTCCTCCAGCCCGGACAACTCGCCGATCACATACGGGACCAGCCCGGACAGGGTCGCCATCCCGTCCCGCACCGCGGCGCGGGAGCCGGCCAGGTTCACGACCAGGGTGCTGCCGGACACCCCGACCAGGCCACGGGAGATTCCCGCGTCCACCGCGCCCGCGGCGAGGCCCGACGAGCGCAATGCCTCGCCGATCCCCGGGATGGGCCGGTCCAGCACGCCCGACGTGGCGTCCGGGGTGACATCCCTCGGCGACACTCCGGTGCCGCCGACGGTGATCACCAGGTCGGCACCACCGATCACGGCCGTGTTGAGCGCGTTGCGAATCGCCACGGTCTCCGCATGCACGACGACCGTGCCGTCGACGATGAACCCAGCCTCTTCCAGCAACTCGGTGACGAGCGGACCGGCGGTGTCCGCGTTCTCGCCATGAGCTGCACGGTCATCGACGATCACCACGAGGGCGCGGCCGAGCCGCTGTGCACTCCGTTCCATGACCCCCACCGTAGCCGGTCCGCACCGGCGCGATCGCACCGCACGATCGGCCGATCGTGCGGTAGAGATATGACCGAACGCTTACGCCCGCGCGGTCCCGGCTGCGCCGCGGGCTACCGACCCCTAGCGTGAGGGTGTGCGCGTTCTCGTGACCGGAGGAGCCGGGTTCATCGGCTCCCACATCGCCGACCTGCTGGCCGGCGAGGGCCACCGGCCGGTCGTGCTGGACAGCTTGCTGCCCACGGCACACGGCTCGACCACCGCTCCGGAGTACACCGGAGCGCACCGGTTCGTCCGGGGCGACGTCACCGACCCGGCGACGCTGGACGGCCTGCTCTCCGAAGTGGACGTCGTCTGCCACCAGGCCGCGGTGGTCGGTCACGGCGTGGACCCGACCGACGCGCCCTCCTATGCGCTGCACAACGACTACGGCACCGCGGTTCTGCTGGCCGGCATGTACCGAGCGGGGCTGCGCAAGCTGGTGCTCGCCTCCTCGATGGTGGTCTACGGGGAGGGCCGATACTCCTGCGCCGACCACGGCATCGTGTCCCCCGCCCCGCGCACCCGGGCCGATACCGATGCCGGGTGCTTCGAACCCCGCTGCCCCGGCTGCGGCGCCGAGCTCGCCTCGGTGCTGGTGCCCGAGGACGCCCCGCCTGCCCCGCGCAGCACCTACGCCGCCAGCAAGCTCGCCCAGGAGAGCCTCGCCGGGGCGTGGGCCCGGCAGACCGGCGGGTCGGTGTGGGCCCTGCGTTACCACAACGTGTACGGCCCCCGGATGCCGCAGAACACCCCGTACGCGGGGGTGGCCTCGCTGTTCCGGTCCGCCCTGCGTCGTGGGGAGGCGCCCGGGGTGCTCGAGGACGGCCGTCAGCGGCGCGACTTCGTCCATGTGCGCGACGTCGCGCGGGCCAACCTGCTCGCACTGACGGTCGAGACCGAGCCCGGCGAGCTGGTGCCGGTGAACGTCTGTTCCGGAGAACCACACACCGTCGGCGAGCTCGCGGCCGAGCTGGCCAGGGCATGCGGCGGGCCGCAACCCCGGGTACTCGGCGGCCTGCGGCCCGCGGACGTGCGGCATGTCGTCGCCGATCCCGCCCGCGCCGAGAAGCTGCTGGGTTTCACCGCGCACACCGGTTTCGCCGAGGGCATCACCGCCTTCGCCACCGACCCCCTCCGCGACCCGACCCAGCCCGGTCCGGCAGGGCCCTGAACGGCACTATAGGGACGTTCAACGTCGCGAACGGCACTTTTGGGTCATCTGACGTCCGAAACGCCACGTTCAGGGCGCCTCAGGGGGCGGCCAGGGGCAGGCGGACTTCGAAGCGGCAGCCGTGGCCGTCGTTGCGGACGCCGATCTTGCCCCGATGGGCCTCGACCAGGCCCTTGGCGATGGCCAGACCGAGCCCGCCGCCGGCGGTGCTCACGCCGCGTTCGGGGGTGCGGGCCTGCGTGCCGCGGAAGGCCACGTCGAACACCCTGCCGATCTCGTCCTCGGGGATGCCGCCGCAGGAGTCGTTCACCGACAGCAGGGCGTCGCCGCCCTCCACGCCGACCTGCACGGCGACCGTGCCGTCCGGTGGGGTGTGCCGGATCGCGTTGGACACCAGGTTGCGCACCACCCTGGCCAGCTCGGGATCGCTGCCGGCCACCACGGGCCAGGACTGGGCGCTGGCCAGCACCCGCACCCGCTTCCGGTCGGCAAGCGGAGCCTGCGCGGCCACCGCGTCGCTGACGATGTCCCGCAGCGGCACCGCGGACAGGGTCAGCTCGAGGGCGCCCGCGGTGATCCGGGACAGCTCGAACAGGTCGTCCACCATGGCGGAAAGGCGGGTCGCCTCCCCGCTGATCCGGCCCGCGTAACCGGCGACCTCCTCGGGCTCGGCGACCACACCGTCGGCAAGTGCCTCGGCCATCGCACGGATGCCGGACAGCGGGCTGCGCAGGTCGTGGCTGATCCAGGCGACCAGTTCCCGCCGGGAGGCCTCGGCCGCGCGTTCCCGTTGCCGCGCCTCGTGCTCCCACACGCTGCGCCGCGCGATCGCCCTGCCGAGCAGGATCGCCACCGGCACGGTGATCAGCGCGACCAGCAGGCAGACGACCAGCATCGTGGTCAGCGTGGCGTTGAACATGAACCCGCTGACCCCGAGCACGCCGACCAG
Proteins encoded in this region:
- a CDS encoding SAF domain-containing protein, with protein sequence MGGTSDTDRLRDRASPAWLRGLLSGRRAVLLRRALAVLLLVAAGTLAVYPTSADGGDEGLPTVVSARDLPSGGTLRPADLRVATVPADLRPHGALSVPEAAAGRVLTGAARAGEPITDARLMDPASTAPGTSTVPVRLADAGVAELLHSGRRVDVVTVGPGEEGRKVLPGPATVLTVAAAGDQPRDGPARREAEPLVLLSVPVEDATRLAAVSLAHPVAITLR
- a CDS encoding sensor histidine kinase → MIKPNESFSQFLAHIWHILPVALAVALPIALLGGLLLYWLRHRSLASTLTVLVLVPVLASLVGVLGVSGFMFNATLTTMLVVCLLVALITVPVAILLGRAIARRSVWEHEARQRERAAEASRRELVAWISHDLRSPLSGIRAMAEALADGVVAEPEEVAGYAGRISGEATRLSAMVDDLFELSRITAGALELTLSAVPLRDIVSDAVAAQAPLADRKRVRVLASAQSWPVVAGSDPELARVVRNLVSNAIRHTPPDGTVAVQVGVEGGDALLSVNDSCGGIPEDEIGRVFDVAFRGTQARTPERGVSTAGGGLGLAIAKGLVEAHRGKIGVRNDGHGCRFEVRLPLAAP
- a CDS encoding NAD-dependent epimerase/dehydratase family protein, whose protein sequence is MRVLVTGGAGFIGSHIADLLAGEGHRPVVLDSLLPTAHGSTTAPEYTGAHRFVRGDVTDPATLDGLLSEVDVVCHQAAVVGHGVDPTDAPSYALHNDYGTAVLLAGMYRAGLRKLVLASSMVVYGEGRYSCADHGIVSPAPRTRADTDAGCFEPRCPGCGAELASVLVPEDAPPAPRSTYAASKLAQESLAGAWARQTGGSVWALRYHNVYGPRMPQNTPYAGVASLFRSALRRGEAPGVLEDGRQRRDFVHVRDVARANLLALTVETEPGELVPVNVCSGEPHTVGELAAELARACGGPQPRVLGGLRPADVRHVVADPARAEKLLGFTAHTGFAEGITAFATDPLRDPTQPGPAGP
- a CDS encoding MogA/MoaB family molybdenum cofactor biosynthesis protein, producing the protein MERSAQRLGRALVVIVDDRAAHGENADTAGPLVTELLEEAGFIVDGTVVVHAETVAIRNALNTAVIGGADLVITVGGTGVSPRDVTPDATSGVLDRPIPGIGEALRSSGLAAGAVDAGISRGLVGVSGSTLVVNLAGSRAAVRDGMATLSGLVPYVIGELSGLEEAQA
- a CDS encoding FmdB family zinc ribbon protein codes for the protein MPTYQYACKECDHRFETVQSFSDPSLTDCPECSGTLRKLYGAVGVIFKGSGFYRNDARSDSGKSSRNGSSTDSADAGGGGETAKSEKAESGSGGSDSGKSEAAKSSGSSGSDSGGSSSSTSSSGSGGSSGSSSSTKATAAAS
- a CDS encoding 5-formyltetrahydrofolate cyclo-ligase; protein product: MHGCGNERPGKAEWREWLTARRAEVSVQQRVGEASALATAVAEITAEVVCCYLPFGTEPGSLALLDVLRERGIRVLLPVVPGEPGPLDWAEYTGTSGLVSGRFRGLLEPAGTRLGPAALGTAGVVLVPALAVDRAGVRLGRGAGYYDRSLGFAAPDAHLVAVVRDAELVDRLPAEEHDIRMAAALTPGRGMVRLPSPDPV
- the mscL gene encoding large-conductance mechanosensitive channel protein MscL, producing the protein MFKGFKDFIMRGNVIDLAVAVVIGTAFTAIVTAFTDGLIKPLINAMGGSEAGQGLGFRVLEDNESTFMDIGGVLNAAINFLLVAAVVYFVIVLPVQKLKARRKRGEEPGPAAPTDTELLAEIRDLLREQRGKS